A region of Candidatus Neomarinimicrobiota bacterium DNA encodes the following proteins:
- a CDS encoding cohesin domain-containing protein, translating into MRWIRLYTVLLIVLVAGCEKLPTLDWVNPLDLEVAAADSVDMPALVFFPDSIVVETGSSVQLQVFAMEVDSLSGAHIQISYEQEKMSLLSATVGDFFQAANEPMFFFNDDTTYGILDIYTISVGTDTLREVSGTGNLAYLEFQTLASGKLILEYTDESELVDADDNQIEIQTLLKGIINAE; encoded by the coding sequence TTGCGCTGGATTAGACTCTACACTGTTCTACTTATCGTTCTTGTTGCCGGGTGTGAAAAACTGCCGACGCTGGACTGGGTTAATCCTCTCGACCTTGAAGTAGCAGCTGCTGACTCTGTTGATATGCCGGCCCTCGTCTTCTTCCCTGACAGTATAGTGGTTGAGACAGGCAGCAGTGTACAATTACAGGTCTTCGCCATGGAAGTGGACAGTTTGAGCGGCGCTCATATCCAGATAAGCTATGAACAGGAAAAAATGTCCTTATTATCGGCGACAGTCGGAGACTTCTTCCAGGCTGCGAATGAACCCATGTTCTTCTTCAATGATGACACAACCTATGGTATTCTTGATATCTATACGATAAGTGTGGGCACCGATACTCTCAGGGAAGTTTCCGGTACAGGCAACCTGGCCTATCTGGAATTTCAAACCCTGGCTTCGGGAAAACTGATACTTGAATATACTGATGAATCTGAGCTGGTTGATGCAGACGATAATCAAATCGAAATCCAAACGCTCCTTAAGGGTATCATCAATGCGGAATAG